One window from the genome of Chrysemys picta bellii isolate R12L10 unplaced genomic scaffold, ASM1138683v2 scaf85, whole genome shotgun sequence encodes:
- the LOC135977976 gene encoding uncharacterized protein LOC135977976, which yields MQSSPAVMAMQSVNRKRAPAWTDREVLDLIAVWGDESVLSELRSKRRNAKIYEKISKDMAERGYGRDATQCRVKIKELRQGYQKTKEANGRSGSHPQTSRFYEALHSILGAAATTTPPVTVDSEDGILSTAGSSDMLGDGEDEEGDEEGEAVGSSHNADFPDSQDLFITLTEIPYEASPAITPDTESGEGSATPSATVSQPSLESHSQRLARIRRRKKRTREDMFSELMASSQAQAAQQTQWRENLTRMHQANMDREERWRQEDQQATLTLLGLLREQTDTLRRLVDVLQERRQEDRAPLQSISNRPPPPPSPIPTSPKVQRRRGGRVPANSHSTPAESSSSRRLSFPKI from the exons atgcagagctctccagcagtgatggccatgcagtctgtgaatagaaagagagccccagcatggactgatcgtgaagtcttggatctcatcgctgtgtggggcgatgagtccgtgctttccgagctgcgatccaaaagaaggaatgcaaagatctacgagaagatctctaaagacatggcagagagaggatacggccgggatgcaacgcagtgccgcgtgaaaatcaaggagctgagacaaggctaccagaagaccaaagaggcaaacggacgctccggatcccatccccagacatcccgtttctacgaggcactgcattccatcctcggtgctgccgccaccactaccccaccagtgaccgtggactctgaggatgggatactgtccacggccggttcctcagacatgttaggggacggggaagatgaggaaggagatgaggagggcgaggcagttggcagctctcacaacgctgatttccccgacagccaggatctcttcatcacccttacagagatcccctacgaagcgtccccagccattaccccggacacagaatctggtgaaggatcagcca ccccgtctgcgactgtctcacaacctagcctggaatcacactcccagaggctagcgcggattaggcgtaggaagaagaggacacgggaggacatgttctctgagcttatggcctcttcccaagcccaggcagcacagcagacccagtggcgggagaacttgacccgaatgcaccaagccaacatggatcgggaggagaggtggcggcaggaagaccagcaggcgactctaacgctgcttggactactgagggagcaaacggacacgctccggcgccttgtggatgttctgcaggaacggaggcaggaggacagagccccgctgcagtccatctctaaccgccctcccccgccaccaagtcccatacccacctcacccaaagtgcaaagaaggagaggcggcagagtccctgctaactctcactccacccctgcagagagctctagtagcagaaggctctcatttcccaaaatttga